A genome region from Musa acuminata AAA Group cultivar baxijiao chromosome BXJ3-5, Cavendish_Baxijiao_AAA, whole genome shotgun sequence includes the following:
- the LOC103985644 gene encoding probable GPI-anchored adhesin-like protein PGA55, with product MTTTMVVASRRGDLNLNHAPLPDYEEQVKEGLKQAMVEHDTLFKHQVRELHRLYWTQKKMMTEACWRRSDLVSPREARVGWKLLGEKKTGDVPSRWLTVNSMEMRNTTTEFNANDRSYSLQLPANVNSSSGIKPLANNAANRSLSQISASSDFCSVAAMQSESGHRRTERFSHAEPQTVRWQEASFLYPDGLEEYGGSLSANFPTKNQWPQHKLMHIDLNIAQDSESINVFPNTAETFYSPSTSSSVVHYGDNLRVSNDKYSKESEASNESTKESTVTNQPGVVSPGSENSREKSADSLPHDPKDSDSSSVQASGQSSNFMRKNWDHKGYIVENEVCRSGIRISEECSKNLVERFSSAYDEQAHGGTNGTVLADLQKPGIEKIGSSVGEPNFAVQSDDRNNVPIFRVHEEHDLEEKETNAEGSEDTISSHVTMPDEKQKDELMEYTIGIKLNRLTRHSECTSKKKSMEDHTVISSSKDFGTTHSCSVMPEKICHKQIPNVVDSDYICTQDRPCSSDASQPRDDMEQQLAKIEQDNIIIKAAEILLSVSSEKPLCSMDPLATDGQMELKCEEGNDQPQSSNSFETITLKLQEIRDNGSSICASQIESEPRKDGCGFRPRRGRRDFQKDILPGIISLSRHEICEDLYAIQYDLRKKSKSTCEKNWLVPVRRRRSRRHGKK from the exons atgacgacgacgatggTGGTGGCGTCGCGGAGAGGAGACTTGAACCTAAACCACGCGCCGCTGCCGGACTACGAGGAGCAGGTGAAGGAGGGACTCAAGCAAGCCATGGTTGAGCACGACACCCTCTTCAAGCATCAG GTGCGGGAGCTCCATCGCTTGTATTGGACGCAGAAGAAAATGATGACCGAGGCTTGCTGGAGACGATCTGATTTGGTATCGCCTCGTGAGGCACGAGTCGGATGGAAGTTACTGGGAGAGAAGAAAACCGGCGACGTGCCATCTCGCTGGCTCACG GTGAATTCGATGGAGATGCGGAACACCACAACAGAATTTAATGCTAATGATAGGAGCTACAGTCTTCAGCTTCCAGCTAATGTCAATAGTTCATCTGGCATCAAACCTCTGGCAAATAATGCTGCAAATAGGAGTCTTTCTCAAATTTCTGCTTCATCTGACTTTTGTTCCGTAGCTGCAATGCAGAGTGAATCTGGTCATAGGCGGACAGAGAGGTTTTCCCATGCAGAGCCTCAGACTGTAAGATGGCAAGAGGCGAGCTTCCTCTACCCAGATG GATTAGAAGAATATGGAGGCTCTCTCTCTGCCAATTTCCCCACCAAGAATCAATGGCCACAACACAAACTTATGCACATTGACCTGAACATAGCCCAAGACAGTGAATCTATAAATGTTTTTCCAAATACTGCAGAAACATTTTATTCTCCATCAACAAGTTCATCAGTTGTTCACTATGGAGATAATCTTAGAGTATCAAATGATAAATACTCAAAAGAATCTGAAGCAAGCAATGAGAGCACAAAAGAATCCACTGTCACAAATCAACCTGGTGTCGTATCTCCAGGTTCAGAAAATTCAAGGGAGAAGAGTGCTGATTCATTGCCTCATGACCCTAAAGATTCTGATAGTTCCTCAGTACAAGCTTCCGGACAGAGCAGCAATTTTATGAGGAAGAACTGGGaccataaaggatatatcgtggaAAATGAAGTCTGCAGATCTGGCATCAGGATCTCTGAAGAATGTAGCAAAAATTTAGTGGAAAGATTTTCTAGTGCCTACGATGAGCAAGCTCATGGTGGTACAAATGGAACAGTTCTAGCAGACTTACAAAAACCTGGAATCGAAAAAATTGGCTCATCAGTTGGTGAGCCAAATTTTGCTGTACAGAGTGATGACAGAAATAATGTTCCAATTTTCAGAGTTCACGAGGAACACGATTTGGAAGAGAAAGAAACAAATGCTGAAGGGAGTGAAGATACCATATCAAGTCATGTCACAATGCCAGATGAAAAGCAAAAAGATGAGCTTATGGAGTATACTATCGGCATTAAGCTAAATCGGTTAACTAGACACAGTGAATGTACCTCAAAGAAGAAAAGTATGGAAGATCATACAGTTATCTCCAGTTCCAAGGATTTTGGGACTACTCACTCATGTTCAGTGATGCCTGAAAAGATTTGTCACAAACAGATTCCAAATGTTGTAGATTCTGACTACATCTGCACACAGGATAGACCGTGCAGTTCTGATGCATCACAGCCTAGAGATGATATGGAACAGCAGCTAGCCAAAATAGAGCAAGATAATATTATTATCAAGGCAGCTGAGATACTTCTATCTGTTTCTTCAGAGAAGCCATTGTGTTCAATGGATCCATTGGCTACTGATGGGCAGATGGAATTAAAATGTGAAGAAGGCAATGATCAGCCTCAGTCTTCTAATTCTTTTGAGACAATAACTCTGAAGCTACAGGAGATCAGAGATAATGGAAGTTCCATCTGTGCTAGCCAAATTGAGAGTGAGCCTAGGAAGGATGGATGCGGCTTTAGACCACGTAGGGGAAGGCGGGATTTCCAGAAGGATATATTGCCAGGGATTATCTCTCTTTCAAGGCATGAAATCTGTGAAGATCTTTATGCAATCCAGTATGACCTTAGGAAGAAATCTAAATCGACCTGTGAGAAGAATTGGTTAGTTCCTGTTAGACGTAGGCGCTCAAGGCGACATGGTAAAAAATAG
- the LOC135638412 gene encoding probable WRKY transcription factor 15 — MTARSDFAILQAAQSSLQSADDLFRRIIAGQQLGRSSNELCSVANGTITEFKRLLSLLDGSPPPRKRIRKGPLLNTTEIDPTQFMERRAFCSTVPSNGLEQKRNREADVKNLCTQSTGVLEQRLMPSIRRPIYYSSISLNGGNNMAKQLWSYCCSSSPTRGSINCSSLLSYRRQHGSGEGAIAGCHCSKGRKDRIRRTIKVPVVGGKVADVPCDDFSWRKYGQKPIKGSPHPRSYYKCSSMRECPARKHVERCLDDANMLIVTYEGYHSHPRSALAASAVAVPR; from the exons ATGACAGCCAGATCGGACTTCGCCATCCTCCAAGCAGCGCAAAGCAGCCTGCAGTCGGCGGACGACCTATTCCGCCGCATCATCGCGGGGCAGCAGCTCGGCCGGAGCTCCAACGAGCTTTGCTCGGTCGCTAATGGAACCATAACCGAGTTCAAACGCTTGCTCTCATTGCTCGATGGCTCGCCGCCGCCGCGTAAGAGGATAAGGAAGGGCCCGTTGCTGAACACGACCGAGATCGATCCTACCCAGTTCATGGAACGTCGAGCTTTTTGTTCTACTGTGCCAAGCAATGGCCTCGAGCAGAAGCGTAACCGCGAAGCAGACGTCAAGAATCTATGCACGCAGTCGACTGGCGTTCTCGAGCAGAGACTGATGCCCTCTATTAGGAGGCCGATCTATTATTCTTCGATCAGTTTGAATGGTGGTAACAACATGGCCAAGCAACTATGGAGCTACTGCTGCTCTTCCTCTCCGACTCGGGGGTCGATCAACTGTTCTTCTCTTCTCTCCTACAGGAGGCAGCATGGAAGTGGGGAGGGTGCCATTGCAGGGTGCCATTGCTCGAAAGGAAGGAAAG ATCGAATCAGAAGAACAATCAAAGTGCCGGTTGTGGGCGGTAAAGTAGCAGACGTACCTTGTGATGATTTCTCATGGAGGAAGTACGGGCAAAAGCCCATCAAAGGTTCTCCACACCCACG GAGCTACTACAAGTGCAGCAGCATGAGGGAGTGCCCCGCCAGGAAACATGTAGAGCGGTGCCTCGACGATGCAAACATGTTGATTGTGACATACGAAGGCTACCACAGTCACCCGAGGAGTGCGTTAGCTGCATCTGCCGTGGCTGTTCCTCGATAG